In the Bacteroidales bacterium genome, one interval contains:
- a CDS encoding DUF1566 domain-containing protein, translating into MAGCAETNIAARKCGDLVLNDYSDWYLPSINELEILSNNRTAIGGFNNLDLYWSSSQYDSGFAHYLDFSNGLTFLAKKIVTRKIRPIRSF; encoded by the coding sequence ATGGCTGGCTGTGCCGAGACGAATATTGCTGCCAGAAAATGTGGAGACCTGGTATTAAATGATTACAGTGATTGGTATCTGCCTTCCATTAATGAGTTAGAAATACTTTCTAATAACAGGACTGCGATTGGTGGTTTTAACAATCTTGATTTATACTGGAGTTCCTCACAGTATGATTCTGGTTTTGCACATTATCTTGATTTCTCAAATGGCTTAACATTCTTAGCTAAAAAGATTGTAACACGTAAAATACGTCCTATCCGGTCTTTCTAG